Part of the Alphaproteobacteria bacterium genome is shown below.
ACCACCGCCATCTCCTTGGCGAAGCCCTCGACGTGCTGGGCCTCCTTCTCGATGAAGCGCAGCGGGATGAACAGCGGGAAATAGCAGTTGTCGTGACCGGTGGCCTTGATGCGGTCGTCCATCGCCCGCTGCACCAACTCCCAGATGCCGTAGCCCCAGGGCTTGATCACCATGCAGCCGCGCACCGGCGCATTGTCCGCCATGTCGGCGGCGCGGATGATCTGCTGGTACCAGCCGGGATAGTCCTCCGCCCGGGTGGGCGAGATCGCATGCGTCGGGGCCTTGGCCATCGGTGGGTCCTGTGCTGTGACGGCGGCGAGGGGCGGGCGGAGGATTAGCGGAATGTGCGGCGGGGGGCAATGCGGGGGCGAACAGCATGCAACGTCGGGCGCTCCGGCATCGGCCCCGTGGATGGCCGGATCAAGCCCGGCCAAGGCGGTAGCAACAGAAATCCGGGAAATCCGGGGACACGGAAATCCGGGGACACTATTCCTGGCCGGGAAATCCGGGGACACTATTCCTAATTCTCCGACTGCTTTGGCTTCCGCCCTGGCTTGCGGCGCTTGAGCTGGCGGCCGGTCGCCGCCTCCAGCTTTGCCACGAAGCCGTCGCTGCCCAGCGGGCGACCTGTTCGCGCATGCGCCTCGATCGCTGCTGCGGCCTCGTCGGTCAGGTCGCCCGCCTCCAGCCCGTGGCGCAGCATCGCCCGCCAGTTGCGGTGCAGACCGGCGGTGCACTTGAGGTCGGTGAGCCCGTCCGCCTGCCCCTCGACATGGGCCTGCGCGCTCGACCAGCGCCACGCCTCGGCGCGGGTGACGAGGCCGGCCCGCACGGGATTCAGCTCCACATAGCGGACCGCCGTCACCAGGTGGGCGTCATCCATCGGATAGCTCGCAAACCGCCCCTGCCACAGATAGCCCGTCCATCCGTGGGCGGAATTGATGCGCCGCGAGTAGCGCCGGTGCGCCTCCGACAGGGCAGCGCGCAGACCGTCCTCGCTCGCGGGCACGAGGATCAGGTGCACGTGGTTGGGCATCAGGCACCAGGCGAGGCAGCGCACGTCCTCGCTCCGGCAGGCAGCCGAGACCAGGGCGACATAGGCCGCATAGTCGGCATCCTCGAAGAACACGTCCTGGCGGCGGTTGCCCCGCTGCGTGACGTGGTGGGCGACGCCGGGAACGACGATGCGCGCGAGCCGAGCCATGGCTTAGCCTAGCCGAGCGATTTGCGAGGTGCAATTAGGTACTGTGTCCCTAGATAGTCGCCGCACTCGGGAGCATATCTCACGGGGGACGGCTCAATACACGCAGCACCGGTCGAACATCGTCCGGTAGGCTGACTCGTCGGTTTCCTCGTTCATCGGCGGGATCACGCAGAAATACGGGTTCTCTTCGAAGAAGGCGCGGCACTGCTCGTCGTCGTCGGGCTTGTCCGCGCCGCAGGCCTCCGCGCTGTAGGTGTCGCGGCCGAGGTCGGGCTCGGCTCCGGCGGCCAGGCGCTGGGCGAGGTGGGTGGCGACGGCGGCCATGGTCTCGCCGTAGTAGGCGGTCGGCGCATAGAGATAGGGCCGGCCGACAAGGGCCGGGGTGCGGTCGCTGGGCGTGCGGGCCAGCGGCAGGCCCTCGACGAACAGGCGCTCGAGGATGTCGTACATGGCCGAGATGTGGGCGATCGAGTTGGTCACCGTCGCCCAGCCGATCACCAGTTCGCCGTTGAACGCCTGCGAGACGCGCGCGAAATCGCCGTGCACGGCATTGGCCATGCAGCCGTCGACGACGACGGCGAGCAGCCGCGGCGGCACCCGTCGGCTGTCCGCCGGCCCGTCGCGCAGCGCACAGCCGATGGCATCGAATGTCAGGGTCTCGTTTTCGCTCAAGCCCACGCACATCGTGTTGGAGTGGGTGTTCAGGTAGAGCACGTCGCCCTGGCCTAGGCTGCCGACCAGCGCCAGGAACGTGGCCTGGTCGGTCACCCGCGTCGGGTGGTGCCGGGCCGGGCCGATCAGGGGCAGCGGATCGAAATGGGCCACCATCTCGGCGACGCGGTTGTCGAGCGCGTCGCCCAGCGTGAGAAACAGCGAGTCGGCCCGCGCCGGCCCGGCCAGCAGCGGCAGCATCCAGGCAAGCACGCACAGGGTTCGGCAGGGAAACGGCATCGGCGAGGCCTCGCGGTTTGGTTGGCGTTGGAGGCGCAGGTTGCCAGGCCGACGAGCGCGGTGCCTTGCTTGCGGTCAATGACCGCGCGCCGCGGGAAACCCGCAGTCGGACGCCTGTCGCGCCCGCGCCCGTCATTTGGCGCCCGCGTCCGCGTGCCGCGCCCCGTCGATGCGGCGGCGGGTGGCGCTGCGCTCAGGGCCGGTTGCCGAAAGCGCGGTCGAGCAGGCCGATCAGCTCGGTCGTTTCGGGGTGATCGTTGACCGCCGGGGCGGCCAGCCTGCGGGCGACCGGCACCACGCGAAGGATGTCGCTGCCGGGGATCGGCACGAAGCAGCGCAGCGTGTCGACGCCGGCGTCGAAGACGGTCGGCTCGCCTGTCTCGACAAGGTCGCCGTCGCGGATCGCCCAGGCAAGTTCGACGATCCGCGCGAGGTCCGCCGCCGGCACGGTCCGGTCGAGCGGCACGGCGCCGGCATAGCGCGCCTGCAGGCTGCGGGCCGACGGCGGCGGCGGGGGAATCACGACGCCGGGACCGGCCGCGCCGGACGCGGAGCCGTCCGCGCGCGTGGGATCGTAGCCCAGGATGCGTCCGTCGCTGGCGATCCCCAGCACCCAATGGATGGGCGGATAGAGGTCGGGCCAGGCGGCATTGCTGTACTCCTGCTCGCACAGGATCGGCGGTGCCGGCTGCGGCGCCGGGTCTGCCGCCACGCATCCCGCAACCAGCAGGCAGGCGGAAACGCCGCCGCGCCACGTTCCGATCCAGGTCATCGGCTGCTCCCCGTCGGTCGGCGCCCGATCAAGGCCGGACCGGCCATTCAACCGCGCCGAACAAGGCGGAAATCCGGCTCTCATGCGACCGGAGGTCCGGAACGCCGCCGCCAGCGCGGCCTCAGCCCCCGACCGCCTCGGCCGCCGTCGTCCCGCGGTAGCGGCGGTCCGTGACCTCGTCGCGCAGATGGGCGAGCTCGGCGGCGAGCGCGCGGCGGCCGGCTTCGGCTTGCGCGCCGGTCGGGTTGTCGGCGATCTCGGAGGCCGGGTCGCCGGCCACCCGGGTGGCGATCAGCACGCGCGGCCTGGCGTAGTCGTAGGGCCGCGCCCGGTGCAGCAGGCAGCGGTTGTCCCACAGCAGGCTGTCGCCCGGCTGCCAATGGTGTGCGTAGACGCGGGATGGCTCGGAGACGATGAACTCGGTCAGCGCCTGCAGCAGGGCCCGGCTCTCGTCGCGGCCGAGCCCGGGAATGCCGAAGGCGTGGCGGGCGACGAAGATGCTCCTGCCGCCGGTCTCCGGGTGCAGCTTGACCAGCGGCCGCAGATACGCGTTGCCCTCGAAGATCGAGTCCGGCCGGATCGGCGGAAAATCGCCGAGGTCGTTCGCCTGCGAGTATTCGGAGGCGTGATAGGCCGCCAGATGCGCGATCCGCCGTTTCGTCGCCGCGTCGAGAGCGGTCCATGCAGCCCGGCAATCCGCCAGTTCGGTCTCGCCGCCGGCGTCCGGCACCTCGACCGCCGAGAGCATGGCGCACTTGCTGGAGACCAGCCGGTAGGTCGAGTCCGTGTGCCAGGCCTCGTTGCCGATGTTGATGCGCATGACCTGGGTCTCGAGGTCGAGCGTGTCGCCGTATTCGCCTTCGCGCAGCCGCGGCCGGTTGGCCATCGGGATGGGGCCGAACTCGAGCGGGCCGAACCGCTCGCAGAAGTCCACATTCTGCTGCTCGGTCAGGAACTGGCCGGGAAAGCACAGGAAGCCGTATTCCAGGAAGGCTTCATGGATGCTGGCGAACGCGCCATCGTCGATGCCGGCGAGGCGGACGCCGGTGACGACGGCGCCGAAGGTCTTGCCGGCGACCGGCGTGATCACCATCGCGCTCATGCCTGCTTCCCCGCTACCACGCAGCCCCTTATGTCGGGCCAGTCTAGTGCCGGACGGTCGCTACCCTCCAGTACGACCTGCGCGCGCGCTCACTTTGTTGTCCCGTCGGCGGTCGAATCGGTGCACCATCCCGGCAACCGAAACAGCAGGGTCACCCGCGATGAGTTTGTTCGTCCTCGAAGCGTTCGAATACGTCCATGCCGCCCATGCCGCGGAATATGAGCGGCGCGGTGCGGCCATCCAGGCCAAGGTGAAGGCGATCGAGCCGGACATGCTGGTGCATCTGCAGACCAGGATCGCCACGACCGACACCGAGGTGACCTATCGCTGGCTCGAGGTGTTCCGCAACTTCGAAGGCATGGCTGCCCATTTCGACGGCGCGCACGTGAAGGAGCACCTGCGCTATCTGAACGACGGCGTGCTGTCGCGGCCGACGGACCTCAAGCTACACGTCGACTGGACCGCGGAACAGAAGGCCGCGTGGCGCGCGCGCGTGCCGAGCATCGAGTTCGTCGACCCGGTGAACGCGTTCTTCCGGACGGTCTGACGATCGCGCCGACCGATCGCGCCCCGCTGCGGCGCGCCGGTCCGAACATGGGGAATCGACCCCATGGCCATGCCGGCGGCGATGGGCGACACTGCACAGATCGAAGGCAGGCCGGGTCGCGGGCTGTCGCAAGGACAGCTGGAGACGACGCCACGATGACGAAACCCGCACACGGCCGCCGTGCGATCCGCGGCGGCCTGGCCGCCTGCATCGCGATGAGCCTCGCCGCCTGCGTCCCGGTGGCCGGCACGCCGCAGGGCCCGGGGGTCGGGCCCGGCCCTGGTTTCGGTCCGGCCGCATCGAACGGCGTCTGGTCGGTGCCGTTCTTCGATACCCAGGGCGCGCCGTGGACCACCAGCGAGGGCGCGCTGCGCATGCGCAACGTCGAGGAACTGGCCGGCCCGACCTCGTTGTTCCTCTACGGCGTCTACGAGGACGGCACGCGCCTGGTCTGGGGCACGCTCGACTATGCGACCGGCAAGTGGCAGGGCAACTGGGCGCGCGCCGGCGGGCCGGTGGCCTGTCCGATCGCGCTGCCGCCGCCGCCGCAGCTTGTCGGCGAGGGCTTCCAGTTCCAGCAGCCGCTCTACGTCTGGGGCACGTTCGACGTGACCATGCAGGGCGAGATCGCCTTCGACGGCAGCTGGGGCAGCTGCGGCATTCCGGTCGGCGCGGCGTGGACCGGCCGGGCGCAGGGGGCCTGATTGCCGCGATCCGACCGGCGGGTGCGCTGCAGGGCAGCCCGTTCCCCGGCCAGCCCCTACTGAGCCGGCTGGTAGCCCGGTACGATCTCGTCCAGCGCCATCGGCACGCCGATCAGGGCCGGTTCGCCGCTGCGGCCCTGCACCTGGTCGATCCAGGCCATGGCGTCGTTCAGGCCGCGCAGCGAGTAGCGCACGGTCTGGCGGCTGCCGTTGGCGACGGTCTGGGTCACGTCGAGGAAGGCGGCGGTGCGCATCGCGGCGAGGATCTGCTCGTTGGCGGGCCAGGCGAAGTAGTTGTGGCCCATGATGTCGCCATAGCCCTCGCCGGCGGCCAGCGTCCAGCTCTGCTGGCCGACGGTCACCTGGATCGGCGTGCCGGGCACCGGCCCCTCGAACGCGCCGGCGAAGCTGAGGATCCAGGCGGTGCCGGGGAAGCCCAGCCGGTTCATCACCAGTGTCGACGAGAAGCTGTTGCCGTCGGAGGTGGGCGTGTCGCTGAAGGTGGTGGCATCGCAGCCGCCGTCTGGCCGGCAGGTGGCCATGTAGTCGGCGAAATACTGGCGCTGGCGGGTGGCCGGCGGCTGGACGGCGGTCGACTGGCCGCCGTCGCCGGCGCAGACGACGTCGAGCGCGGCGATGGCGGCGCTGGAGCCGGCCAGGCTGACGGTCGTCGCCGTCACCCCGTCGAACACCATCGTCAGCGTGCCGCCGTGGCGCAGCGCCGCGATCAGCGCGGGTGTCGGCTGGGGGTTCAGATAGTCGGCGTCGAGACCGCCGACGATCCGGAACTGGCCGAGGGGCTGGCCGTCGACGGCGAGCGCGACGGTGCCGTATTGCGCACCGTTCTGGCCGGTGGCGCCGTCAACCGACAGTGTGCTCTGGCAATGCAGCGCGATGGCGAAGCGGCCGTCCGCGGACCGGTTGCCGGTGCTCGGCAGCAGATAGCACTCGCCGTTCTCAGGCTCGCCGCACACCGGGTCGTAGATCGGCGGCTGTGGGGTCGACCAGCGTCCGGCCTGCGCCTGGGCCGCTCCGGCTGTCGCGGCGAGGGCGAGCAGTGCGGTCGCCGCGAGAGTTGTCGTGCGCGTCATGGGCTTCGTCCTCCCTGGTGATCCCAGCCGGTTTGGTCGGTGCCAAGGTCGCATCGATGGCGGGCGCGGTCCACCGGCAATCCGCGCCGTCGGCGCCCATGGCGGCGCGCCGGCCGATCTGTCACCCTGGGGCGGCGATACGAACCGACGACGGGGGAGGAGAGGGATGTCCGACATGTTCTCGCTGGCCGGCCGGGTGGCGCTGGTCACCGGCGCCTCGCGCGGGCTGGGCTTTGCGATGGCAGAGGCGCTGGCGCGCCATGGCGCCACGGTGGCGCTGAACAGCCGCAGTGCCGACGACGTCGCGGCGGCGGCGGCCAGGCTGACCGACCAGGGTCTGGCCGCCGAGCCGCTGGCTTTCGACGTCACCGACACGGCGGCGGCCCGGACGGCGATCGACGGGCTCGCCGCGCGCCACGGCCGGTTCGACATCCTGGTCAACAATGCCGGCATTCAGCACCGCCGGCCGCTTACGGAATGGGAGGACGCGGATTTCGCCCGCGTCGTGCAGACCAACCTGGTCAGCTGCTTCCAGCTGGCGCGCGAGGCGGCGCGGGTGATGCTGCCGCGCCGGTTCGGGCGGATCATCAGCACCGGCTCGGTCGCCGCGATCCTCGGCCGGCCGACGATTCACGGCTATGTCGCGGCCAAGGCCGGGCTGCACGGGCTGACCCGCTCGCTGGCCGCCGAGCTGGGCCGGACCGGCATCACCGTCAATGCGCTGGCGCCGGGTTATTTTGCGACCGAACTCAACTCAGCGCTGCTGGAGGACAAGGCCTTCACCGCCTGGGTCGAGGGCCGCACGCCGCTCGGCCGCTGGGCCAAGCCGGAGGAGCTGGGCGGCGCGGTGGTATTCCTGGCATCCGACGCCGCGTCCTACGTCACCGGCCACGTGCTGGCGGTCGACGGCGGGCTGTCGGTCAGCCTTTAGAGCGACGTCTGGTCAGTCGGGATAATGTGGGTGCACACAAATGGTTCCATTACAATATCTTACAGAGATATTCTGACAACAAATATCAACATGCCCTAGCGGGCCGGAAACAGGGCCTCATAGCCGGGCTCGGCCGGGTCGGTGCCCGCCACCGCCCGCAGGCAGGTCAGCCGCGGGTCGTTGTCGAGGTCGACCGTCCGCAGGCAGCTGCCGACCAGTGCCCCGTCGGCACTGCTGAGATGGAGGACGCGACCCTCGCCGGGCGGCCGCGGCGTGACGAAGCGGCCGGTCTCCCGGACGGTTTCGCCGTCCACGGTCCGCTCGATCGTCAGCATGTCGTCGTCCGCTGCGACGATGCCGGCGCTGCCGGCATAGGCGTCGCCGCCGTCCTGCAGCCGTCCGACCAGCACGTAGTCGCCGGCGAAGAAGGCCGCCGGCGGCGCGTCGTTCGCCTCGGCACCGGCCGGCTGCATGAGCGCAAGCATGATGTAGAGCGACAGCAGGGGCGTGCGCAGCATGGCGGCAGGACCACCGGATTGAGTGAGCGATTCCAGCAGTCTACGCGGCTTCGTTGAACGAAGGATGAAGGACCTCGCGACGCGATCCGCCATGCCGCATGGCAGCCATCCGTGCAGGCGCACCAACCCGACCGCGTGCATCGGGCGGCAGATGGCAGCGTCGGCATTCATGGAGTGGTGCGGTTGCGGCGACCCGCTGGATCACTTGTAGCGGAAAGTGATCCGGCCCTTGGTCAGGTCATAGGGAGTCATCTCGACGTCGACCACGTCGCCGGGCATCACCCGGATCCGGAACTTCCGCATCTTGCCCGCGGTATGGGCAATGATCTCGTGGTCGTTTTCCAGGCGCACCCGGAACATGGCATTGGGCAGCTTCTCGATCACCGTGCCCTTGAATTCGATCAGTTCTTCTTTCGACATCCCGCTCTCAAC
Proteins encoded:
- a CDS encoding SDR family oxidoreductase — protein: MSDMFSLAGRVALVTGASRGLGFAMAEALARHGATVALNSRSADDVAAAAARLTDQGLAAEPLAFDVTDTAAARTAIDGLAARHGRFDILVNNAGIQHRRPLTEWEDADFARVVQTNLVSCFQLAREAARVMLPRRFGRIISTGSVAAILGRPTIHGYVAAKAGLHGLTRSLAAELGRTGITVNALAPGYFATELNSALLEDKAFTAWVEGRTPLGRWAKPEELGGAVVFLASDAASYVTGHVLAVDGGLSVSL
- the infA gene encoding translation initiation factor IF-1; translated protein: MSKEELIEFKGTVIEKLPNAMFRVRLENDHEIIAHTAGKMRKFRIRVMPGDVVDVEMTPYDLTKGRITFRYK
- a CDS encoding TauD/TfdA family dioxygenase, whose protein sequence is MSAMVITPVAGKTFGAVVTGVRLAGIDDGAFASIHEAFLEYGFLCFPGQFLTEQQNVDFCERFGPLEFGPIPMANRPRLREGEYGDTLDLETQVMRINIGNEAWHTDSTYRLVSSKCAMLSAVEVPDAGGETELADCRAAWTALDAATKRRIAHLAAYHASEYSQANDLGDFPPIRPDSIFEGNAYLRPLVKLHPETGGRSIFVARHAFGIPGLGRDESRALLQALTEFIVSEPSRVYAHHWQPGDSLLWDNRCLLHRARPYDYARPRVLIATRVAGDPASEIADNPTGAQAEAGRRALAAELAHLRDEVTDRRYRGTTAAEAVGG
- a CDS encoding transposase, producing the protein MARLARIVVPGVAHHVTQRGNRRQDVFFEDADYAAYVALVSAACRSEDVRCLAWCLMPNHVHLILVPASEDGLRAALSEAHRRYSRRINSAHGWTGYLWQGRFASYPMDDAHLVTAVRYVELNPVRAGLVTRAEAWRWSSAQAHVEGQADGLTDLKCTAGLHRNWRAMLRHGLEAGDLTDEAAAAIEAHARTGRPLGSDGFVAKLEAATGRQLKRRKPGRKPKQSEN